The Gossypium hirsutum isolate 1008001.06 chromosome A03, Gossypium_hirsutum_v2.1, whole genome shotgun sequence genome contains the following window.
GGAGTgacaatatttatatttattgcattttcAATGTACACTATCAGTAATACAAATACTTTTGATTAATACTCGGAAGATTTCAGATAATAATTCATGCATGACAACGTAATGGCATTTTTTCACTTACCAAGATATGAGCTAGTACAATGATGTTATTGCAGCCCGGCAAAAGGACATAGCTGCCGGGTCAGTCACTGAGCTGGTGGAAGCAGTGAGGAAACCTCGTTCACTCAGTGAATCATCAAATGGTCCTTTCACTAGAAAATCAGGCGGTGATGATGATGGTGAAGGAGCAGTATCCATGGGAAGGCGAAACTCAGAAAACGTACCTCCACATAGAAGGAACTCCAATGGGGGTATTCGAATGTCAATGGAACGTATCAGTGAAGTCCCAGAAAAGAAACCCAGAAAATCTAGCCGTCTTTCTTTCATGGGGTATTATAGAAAAAAAACCTAtctgtacttttttttttttagtggtagcttttaaaaaaaatcacttggtTACATGCATTCCAGGCTTATGAGGAAAAGCCAGAATACGGCTGACAGCTTTGATAATAGTCTATTGGTGGATGCTGATGAGGATGAAAGtgattatgatgatgatgatgagagtCCTGACAGTGTTGATGACAAAGTTAGACAAAAGGAAATGAGGAAGGGTATTGATTTGGCCACCACACTTGAACGTATAGAGAAAAACTTTGTCATTACTGATCCAAGGTTGCCTGATAATCCCATTGTAAGCCTTTCAACTCTACcctatatatatgttttaatggtTGAGCATGCAGATTAGAAACTAATGTTTCAACTTGATCTTTATGTTCAGATCTTTGCATCTGATAGCTTCTTGGAGCTGACAGAGTACAGTCGTGAAGAAATACTGGGCAGAAACTGCAGGTATGTCTCTGAACAAGCTGGTAATTTAAAGTGTATGGAAGATGATAGCTTAAATCGTTTGAAAAGCTGGTAAAGAATGAACTTAAATCATATTCTTTTTGAAGTCAAGctgaacatatatatatgagtttCAACTAAAATGGGGTTAACTTTGTGTGATGGTTAAATCCTTATAGGTTTCTACAAGGCCCTGAAACTGATCCAGCTACTGTAAGGAAGATTCGAGAGGCAATCGATAACCAGACAGAAGTAACTGTGCAGCTAATCAACTACACTAAGAGTGGTATGCTTGAACATTTTTAAATATGATGCCTAATCTTCAATATTCCAGATTCATGTCATGCATATAAAGTTGTTTTCTGTATTTAAGGAGTTTATCTTCCAAGTCctataattattttaagatttttgTACACATTTCAGGGAAGAAGTTCTGGAATCTGTTCCATCTACAGCCTATGCGTGATCAGAAGGTAAAATCCTCGAATATTTCGGAGTGGAATGTACATGTTTCATGTTGCTATATAACTCCTTTAATGTGCAGATGATCAAATTTCAGCTATATATGACTTTCTGGACTAATGAACAAAATTCTCATTGATTTTCTTGTTTCCTTTTTGGCCTCTGTTAACAGGGAGAAGTTCAGTATTTTATCGGAGTGCAGCTAGACGGCAGTGCCAAAGTCGATCCACTTCATAATAGTATTCCTGATACTGCTGCACAAGAGGGTCAACAACTGGTCTGAACTCTTACTCGTTTCTTCTTGCTTTCTAGATCCTTATGTTCTAACTTGGTTCCATTATTACCACAACTTATGATGTGCTTATTGATGCTAATCTTCCTCTTTTATCACCAAAGTCTGTATTTCTCTTTAGGTGAATAGCTGAATTTTCTTGAGTGTTCTATCAAATATTTATAGATTTGTTGGTTTGTTATGACAAATTAGTATAATCCCTGCTTGCAGGTGAAACAAACTGCAGAAAATGTTGATGAAGCAGTGAGGGAACTTCCGGACGCCAACATGGTAAGGTTCAAAAATTGATCGTTTTCAGATGAAAACCTCTTTTGTGTTACAAGAACCTTACAAAATATTTGATATTTCACTACCTGCAGAATCCAGAAGATTTATGGATGAGTCATTCCAAGGTGGTTCACCCTAAACCTCACAGAAAGGATAGTCCCTCTTGGAAAGCTATTCAAAAGGTATTATTATTCTTTCATATATGCACACCCGAAGTATCGTTCAAAATGATCTCTTTTCCGGGACCCTAAAGCTCGATTTGCCTTAATCTGTTGTAATTTATAGGTACTTGATAGTGGAGAAAAGATAGGTCTAAAACATTTTAGGCCCGTAAAACCATTGGGATCAGGGGACACTGGCAGGTTTGTCTAATTACTCCGCTCTTCTTTTATACTTAAATTCTGCAGGATAACGAATGTATGGTCTGTCATACAAATTCTTAATATCAgctattgtttttatattttcttggCAGTGTTCATTTGGTGGAACTGTGTGGCACTGGCCTGTACTTTGCGATGAAAGCTATGGATAAAGGTGTTATGCTGAATCGAAACAAGGTATCTAAAATTGCATTATTATGAGTATTAAGCTTGAAAAAAATACCAagattttcatttgtttgctatCTAATGATAAGCCTGATAGTTTAAATGTTCAATGTTAGCTGTAATTTCCCAAGTTTCAATGCCCTCCATGGTCCAAGTACAATGGACATCCTTCATTTTTGCTTACGTGATGCACTTGCCTTCCATTGCTATAGGTGCATAGAGCTTGTGCAGAAAGAGAAATTCTTGATATGTTGGACCACCCTTTTCTTCCAGCATTATATGCATCATTTCAGGTTAGTCAAATAAATAGTTTGAAATAtaatttattgatataaatattagaTGCTTTTTTCAATATGAAGAAACTTTACTGTCTAATTTCTTGAGCTTTTGCTTTTATAGCTGGTCTTTCATCATTTCTTGACATGATTTCTTTATATGATGacataaaaattctaaaactcTCAGATACTTTTCAGACCAAAACACATATTTGTTTGATTACGGATTACTGTCCTGGTGGTGAACTTTTCATGCTTTTGGATAGACAACCAACGAAGGTCATGAAGGAAGATGCAGTAAGGTAATTATCTTTTCACCATAACAAACACTACCTTAACCTTGTTTTGAAAATCTCTGATTGTCTCATAGACTCATATAACATAAACATTTCTGGGGTTTCCAGTTTATTGCCAAGTTTGTGTTGGAATGGAACTAACTTGAAAGTTCTTTATGACTGTAGATTTTATGCTGCAGAGGTGGTTGTTGCATTGGAGTATCTTCACTGTCAAGGTTGGTTAAACTCAAATATACCAACAAATCTGATAGCATTAATTAAGTGATCGATCAATTCTTACAGTGATTATGTTTCTCTTCTTACAGGGATTATATACAGAGATTTGAAGCCTGAAAATGTTCTACTCCAGGACAATGGGCATGTAGCCTTGACCGATTTTGATTTATCTTGCTTGACGTCTTGCAAACCTCAGGTATCTAATTCTAAGCTTCGGGGTCTTCAAGAACACTGTGTTAACCATGTTTTCGAAGTTATGATAGAAAAATCCTATGAACTTGAGCTGTGTTTTATAGCTGCTGATTCCAGCTACAGATGAAAAGAAGAAACGGCAGAAAAGCCAACAGAATCCGATCTTTATGGCCGAACCAATGCGTGCATCGAACTCTTTTGTGGGAACCGAAGAGTATATTGCTCCGGTTTGTTTCTTGTCATTTCACATCAATATTTATAGTTCTTATGGAGTTGTTTTCTTCCTTATTGAATGCTCATTCTTGAACTGTTGATTATTGCAGGAAATTATCACTGGGGCAGGCCATACCAGTGCAGTAGACTGGTGGGCTCTAGgtaattttgttttcttataaagcTAGTCACAATCCGAATTTGCATGTTTTTAGAAGGAAGTTTCCTACTCAGATCATGGTTAGAACATACACTAACACGAAAAGTGTAATTAAAACACGAAATACTAATGTATGAATATTTCAAACTTTATCGATATTATGAACTTAATAAATACCTTAAAGCATGATTATGACATAACAAAACACACCAACACGAAGAAACCATGCCTTCAGCTAATAAAAAATTTTgtagtttataattaaatgaaaattctACTTCTCTTTTCAGTTGCTCATATTGATTTTTATTGTTCTATTTCAGGCATTCTTCTATATGAAATGCTGTATGGATATACACCATTCAGGGGAAAGACACGACAGAAGACATTTGCCAATGTTCTTCAAAAAGACCTTAAATTCCCCAAAAGTATACAAGTAAAATCCTGTGTCTTCAAATCTCTCTTTTATTACTCCCTCTTCAAATACAAGTGGACTGACAAAAGAGTTATATTCAAGTCTTCAGTTGACGTCAGTCTCACTTCAATCTTTGGACAACCCCTACCCCTTACCGTTATATATAATCCAATATATaggaaaaaaaagtaattaattttcAGAAATCTGGTGTTTCAGCAAGGGAGATGACTATATATAGAACTCCCACAACTTATGTGCTCTAATTTGGAGTTGAAGCAAGTATTGCTATGGCTAGggttaagtatttttttttttttttggttgagtGAAAACAGGTGAGTCTGCATGCAAAGCAGTTAATGTACCGCTTATTGCATAGAGATCCAAAGAACAGATTAGGTGCACGTGAAGGGGCCAATGAAATCAAGCGACATCCATTCTTTAAAGGTGTAAATTGGGCTCTCGTTCGCTGGATGGTAATTTCGTTATCCTTGCATTTAAATGAACTTTTTATAGCATAATCTAACATTATTCGATTCATAAACTTGGGTGAGTTATGTTAGTATGTGCAAGTATAGCTCTGCTAATATTGAAAGATGTTTAAAAGAAGGGTTGCATCACGTAGACTATGAAATAAGTTAAACTCGAGGGTATAATCTAAATATTTGACAATCATgatttgaatttataaatttaactcGATTAATTCGaatatgaatttaattcaatctgatttgaccATTATTCACCAACGACTTAAATTGGTTCAATCTAAACTTAAAaataacttgaataaataatgtTGTGAACCCGAAATGATTAAACCTTAAATGACACTAACAAGTAACTAAAGACTGACAAACCCAAATGATCTGAATTCAAAACTACCCAAAACCGATCTAAAAACTATAGTACTACCTGCCCAATTGACACACAGTGTGAAGTATAGCTATcatgtttatttcttgtttttgatgtttaattgCCCCAATCCACTTTCCATATTATCATTAGATTCTTAACTGTGTTGACATTTGTTGAATGCCCTCCCAGACTCCACCTGAGCTTGAAGTTCCCATCTCTGCAACTGAATTAACTACGAAGGAAGAAGATAAAGCAATGGACCCTCAATTACAGGACTTACAAACTAATATTTTCTGAGAAGCTTGGAATGCTTTATCACTTCACCATTAGAGGCTTCTGGTTTTATAGATGTTGTGTGTTTCTCTCATGCTAGCATTATGTTgtattcttctttttccttttttgggattaaaatgtaattttcctGTTGATTggtaaataaaaatcattttgttccttttaatttctttatatcATCAGTACAGGTAAGGAGATTTGGGGGTTATTCTTTAGATTCTTAAAAGCACCATAATTTTCTTTGAGTGTACTGTTTTGAACACATTGTGCCCCCTTCTTTGCCCTACATCCCTGTCCTTCATGTCCCCTTATATCCCTAACAATGATCTTTATTGTGAAAGAGAATCGCAATCAAATCCACCGGGAAACAATGAATTATTTCTTCTACTCAAACAATCCAATGTTTCAATcaaattttatggttaaatttCAATGCTTCAACTATTAATTCGGGATTAAATGATTTTACCATTGAtccaataataattattaaaaattataaatcgaATTAACCGTAAATCCATTCCGATTAATTTTAGGTGGAGACTCATCTTTGATTAGATGTCTCAAGTGAAATAATGGCCGACAACCTCATTCAccctgttttgttttgtttttcgtTTTTCACTTTGACGTGGTATATTAAATGAGGCCATTTAAGAATTAccatgtatgcatgtatatatataaatattttgtcTTAGATTGGATTGGATTATATGTGAAAATTGCAGGAAAAGGAGGATGTTGTAAAGACAAGTGTGCAACCCATTCTCTGCAAAAAGAGAAGAAGCAGCAAGGCAGAGGGGCAATCATACATATGACACAGTGACCTAAATAAAGATGACATAAAGTTTGTAAGGTAAATTCGATATTTTAAAAAGCCATTTGTTACGGTTGGACTGCAACAATACCCTTTCATTGCATAAAACCAAGGTTTGCTTTTATCACTGTATATTTAATTCCATAAAAATCAATCGTGGAAATTAACACAAAATTCAAGTGTCGTAGTTTAGTAATAGTAAAAAGAATAGATAAAAGGCAATGATAGAAGGTAACGAGAAGATTGAAGTTTCAAGAAAGACAAGTGTGATGTCTTAGTTAAGGCAAATGAATGAATGAAGTGAAGGAGGTCCCATTATCAATCACAGAAGTCACGTGTTCACACGTGTACCCAAGTAATCTCCAATCTTCTCTCTCTCTTCAttttccttcctttctttttccctACATTAGGTTTTATGCAATGGGAAAAAGAAAAGGTCTCCTTTTATCATCCTCAACTTTATATTTTAATACCTTTGTCAGATATTAGTAGGTCAAAATTGATAGTATTTTAGTTgttattattaaaatgatgatatatagattttattattattagatcaattaggattatatgaaaatttaattaatcatatttaatcaataataaatttatatttatttttaataaatatatcatCAGTTTAATGGCAACAAGTCATAATAGTTTGaatttggatgaaaataaaaagctaaattatatcaaattaaaatatagggattaagtttaaattttcaatatagtatagggactaaaactATAATTAGACAGAAAAAAGGTTAATTAAGCTTCTGCATTTCCCCTTAATTAGAACACTCTTTTGCCAATGCTTTGCTACTTTACAGTGAGTGGCACACACTCTTAAATCACAGATCCAAAGCTTTCCACTTCTTGgattctttctctctctctctactTTCCCGAGAAAATTCAACTTCCCAGGAAAATAAAAATCCCTCTTCTTTGCAAGAAACCCCCCCCGCCCTTCATTCCCAGGATTGCCTTCTTGGCAAGAAATCAATCGTCTTTTCTTGATTCTAAGAAAACTCAGTTTTTTTTATACACTTTTCAACaagcttcttttttctttttaacaatcAATGGTATCAAAAtagttccttttttttctttctcccttgaattcaagaaaaacccagtttttttataatatattatttattgaaaagtttttttttctggaGGGGTTAATTCAATGGCTTCAAGAGAAGTATCAACAATGATAAAACAAGGGTTTATTTCAGACCCAACACTCTCTTTATCTTTCTCTCCATCAAGAACAACTCTCTCATCAAGACCCTATTCTCCTTCCTCATCTCCTCCTCCTCCAACAGAGTCAGCTCGGCCGAGTCACAACAACCCGACGCTCTTCGAGATGATGTCAGAGGAAGCCCTCTGTGGGTCCAAAACCATTGAAGAATCTCGGAAAAAGACCCAACGCCGAGTTGCTAAGTTCCTAACTGAGCTCAAAGCCTATAACTTCAAGAACGGGGGGCTAGGATTAAGTGATGTTAAGCTGACCGTAGTGTCAAGAGATGGTTATAGGGTGGCAATGGATGTGCACAGGAGGGTTTTGTCTGAGAAAAGCAGGTTCTTTGCTGAAAAGTTGAGTCAAAGGAGAGAGAAAGGAGTGTCTCACACAGTGGAAATCAGTGAATGTGATGATGTTGAGGTTTATGTTGAAACTGTTGTTTTGATGTATTGTGATGATCTAAAGAAGAGGTTGATTGGTGAAAATGTTACCAAAGTCTTGGCTTTGCTTAAGGTATATAGTTACTTCCTTTTTTTAATCctaaattctaattaattttttttctttcactgcaagtttttctttttttagttcaTATCTTCATGCAATGTTTAGCCAATTAGGAATTTTGGGGTTTCTTTAATgtgtaaaaaaaatctatttagttTGATTTTAGTTCATGCAAAATCCTTTGAGCGTTTGCTTGCTGCTTAAGTTTTTTTGAATCTATGGAAAAATTTTATTATAGACAGGTTTAAAATGGATGTCTGTTTTCTTGGCCAAACTTTTCCTTGAAATTGAAGCAAAAGTGAATTGTATagtacaaaagaaaagaaatttatatatacatacatagatATATATATCACGTGCCTGACCACTTCTTAACTATGTCTAAGGCATATTTAGGTTCTTTGATCTACCAAATATTAACCACAAAAGGATCTTTGCTTGGGTTGTTATATCtgcaatatatatacacacacatatgcGTACATACATAGAGAGAGAGAGTACAAAAGAAAAGCCCTGTAATTTGTATATTTCATGTGTTTGTCATGTGCCGAACCACTTAACTATGGCTAAGGCATGTTTAGGTTCTTTGATGAATCAAATATCAACCACAAGAGGATCTTTTCTTTGGCTATATCTACCTCGTTGCTTATATTATTGccatttatgatatatatatatatacaagtttgCATTCGTTCTTATTTGTGTTGAAGTGAAGGCATTTGTAATGTTAGTGTTTGTTGTTTTGTAGGTTTCTGCAGCCATTATGTTTGATGCAGGGATTAGTTCTTGCTTGGAGTATTTGGAAGCTGTTCCGTGGTCTGAGGATGAAGAGGAAAAAGTTGTATCTCATCTCAGCCAACTTGAGCTTGATGGGTCGATGACTGAAGTTCTTCAGAGAGTATCATCTGAACCATCTACTTCTGCAAGATCGGATGGCATCCTCTTGAACCTTCTTAGTGGTGTTCTTCAAGCCAAGGATGATAAAGCTCGTCGAGAAATGAAGACCCTTTTTTCACGGTTACTTAGAGAAGATTCATTTGATGATGACAATCGGTTTGATGTCTCGAAAGACACCCTTTATCATCTCTGTCATAGATGTCTCAGTTCTCTCGTTCTCTGCTTATCTGAAGCTACAGCAATTGACGGTAGTAGGCGAGATCGAGGAGTTTTAATGGCTGAAATAGCTCGAGAAGCTGACAATTTGCAGTGGATCGTTGATATTCTAATAGAAAAGAGAATGGCAAACGACTTTGTGAAATTGTGGGCAGATCAAAGGGAACTTGCAGAGCTTCATTCAAAGATCCCTACCATGTACCGGCACGAAATCAGTAGGATCACCGCTCAACTATGTATTGCAATAGGTAGAGGAAACATCTTGGTAGGTAAAGAAAGCCGGTTCTCGCTGCTGGCGACATGGTTGGAAGCACTTTATGATGATTTTGGGTGGATGAGAAGAGCATCTAAATCGGTAGACAAGAAACTAGTAGAAGATGGATTGAGCCACACAATTCTTACGCTATCTATGAGGCAACAACAGGCTATTTTGCTGAAGTGGTTCGACCGATTTCTGAATAAAGGGGATGATTGTCCCAATATCCAGAGAGCATTTGAAGTTTGGTGGAGAAGGGCTTTCATTAGACAATACACTGATGCGGAGGACAGTTCCCAGTTGCAAATAACCGTCTGCAGCTACCCAAGTTAAAACAAAGCCGAATGGTGTATCCCCATATCAACTGATAttctttttttgtaatttgtCAGCCTTTCCTTTTATCtccacatttttatttttgtttttgttttgttttccttTTGGACC
Protein-coding sequences here:
- the LOC107885966 gene encoding phototropin-1 isoform X1 is translated as MPRDFNLSSAQFTSEMESTEKSSKQSNLIPPLPRDSRGSLEVFNPSTFSTRPVNPAFRPQPIWENLIEQRDSTAEEADTRTSELESKSGRAEEIITSWMALKEPNAPALSPALSSLASSPLVCNITASPKPSDEAGVAAKRAAEWGLVLKTDNETGKPQGVVVRNSGGDEPNSKPGTSRRNSNNSVRSSEESDNEHSKERGFPRVSEDLKDALSTFQQTFVVSDATKPDYPILYASAGFFRMTGYTSKEVIGRNCRFLQGAGTDPEDVAKIREALQAGRNYCGRLLNYKKDGKPFWNLLTIAPIKDENGKVLKFIGMQVEVSKHTEGAKEKMTRPNGLPESLIRYDARQKDIAAGSVTELVEAVRKPRSLSESSNGPFTRKSGGDDDGEGAVSMGRRNSENVPPHRRNSNGGIRMSMERISEVPEKKPRKSSRLSFMGLMRKSQNTADSFDNSLLVDADEDESDYDDDDESPDSVDDKVRQKEMRKGIDLATTLERIEKNFVITDPRLPDNPIIFASDSFLELTEYSREEILGRNCRFLQGPETDPATVRKIREAIDNQTEVTVQLINYTKSGKKFWNLFHLQPMRDQKGEVQYFIGVQLDGSAKVDPLHNSIPDTAAQEGQQLVKQTAENVDEAVRELPDANMNPEDLWMSHSKVVHPKPHRKDSPSWKAIQKVLDSGEKIGLKHFRPVKPLGSGDTGSVHLVELCGTGLYFAMKAMDKGVMLNRNKVHRACAEREILDMLDHPFLPALYASFQTKTHICLITDYCPGGELFMLLDRQPTKVMKEDAVRFYAAEVVVALEYLHCQGIIYRDLKPENVLLQDNGHVALTDFDLSCLTSCKPQLLIPATDEKKKRQKSQQNPIFMAEPMRASNSFVGTEEYIAPEIITGAGHTSAVDWWALGILLYEMLYGYTPFRGKTRQKTFANVLQKDLKFPKSIQVSLHAKQLMYRLLHRDPKNRLGAREGANEIKRHPFFKGVNWALVRWMTPPELEVPISATELTTKEEDKAMDPQLQDLQTNIF
- the LOC107885965 gene encoding BTB/POZ domain-containing protein At5g60050; translation: MASREVSTMIKQGFISDPTLSLSFSPSRTTLSSRPYSPSSSPPPPTESARPSHNNPTLFEMMSEEALCGSKTIEESRKKTQRRVAKFLTELKAYNFKNGGLGLSDVKLTVVSRDGYRVAMDVHRRVLSEKSRFFAEKLSQRREKGVSHTVEISECDDVEVYVETVVLMYCDDLKKRLIGENVTKVLALLKVSAAIMFDAGISSCLEYLEAVPWSEDEEEKVVSHLSQLELDGSMTEVLQRVSSEPSTSARSDGILLNLLSGVLQAKDDKARREMKTLFSRLLREDSFDDDNRFDVSKDTLYHLCHRCLSSLVLCLSEATAIDGSRRDRGVLMAEIAREADNLQWIVDILIEKRMANDFVKLWADQRELAELHSKIPTMYRHEISRITAQLCIAIGRGNILVGKESRFSLLATWLEALYDDFGWMRRASKSVDKKLVEDGLSHTILTLSMRQQQAILLKWFDRFLNKGDDCPNIQRAFEVWWRRAFIRQYTDAEDSSQLQITVCSYPS
- the LOC107885966 gene encoding phototropin-1 isoform X2, producing MPRDFNLSSAQFTSEMESTEKSSKQSNLIPPLPRDSRGSLEVFNPSTFSTRPVNPAFRPQPIWENLIEQRDSTAEEADTRTSELESKSGRAEEIITSWMALKEPNAPALSPALSSLASSPLVCNITASPKPSDEAGVAAKRAAEWGLVLKTDNETGKPQGVVVRNSGGDEPNSKPGTSRRNSNNSVRSSEESDNEHSKERGFPRVSEDLKDALSTFQQTFVVSDATKPDYPILYASAGFFRMTGYTSKEVIGRNCRFLQGAGTDPEDVAKIREALQAGRNYCGRLLNYKKDGKPFWNLLTIAPIKDENGKVLKFIGMQVEVSKHTEGAKEKMTRPNGLPESLIRYDARQKDIAAGSVTELVEAVRKPRSLSESSNGPFTRKSGGDDDGEGAVSMGRRNSENVPPHRRNSNGGIRMSMERISEVPEKKPRKSSRLSFMGLMRKSQNTADSFDNSLLVDADEDESDYDDDDESPDSVDDKVRQKEMRKGIDLATTLERIEKNFVITDPRLPDNPIIFASDSFLELTEYSREEILGRNCRFLQGPETDPATVRKIREAIDNQTEVTVQLINYTKSGKKFWNLFHLQPMRDQKGEVQYFIGVQLDGSAKVDPLHNSIPDTAAQEGQQLVKQTAENVDEAVRELPDANMNPEDLWMSHSKVVHPKPHRKDSPSWKAIQKVLDSGEKIGLKHFRPVKPLGSGDTGSVHLVELCGTGLYFAMKAMDKGVMLNRNKVHRACAEREILDMLDHPFLPALYASFQTKTHICLITDYCPGGELFMLLDRQPTKVMKEDAVRFYAAEVVVALEYLHCQGIIYRDLKPENVLLQDNGHVALTDFDLSCLTSCKPQLLIPATDEKKKRQKSQQNPIFMAEPMRASNSFVGTEEYIAPEIITGAGHTSAVDWWALGILLYEMLYGYTPFRGKTRQKTFANVLQKDLKFPKSESACKAVNVPLIA